DNA sequence from the Xenopus tropicalis strain Nigerian chromosome 4, UCB_Xtro_10.0, whole genome shotgun sequence genome:
GTATGGCCTATGGCTCCTATGTAGGATGTTCAGGTGggaaagtttaggggcccctggagtagttGCCTAGAGTGAGCAGATGGCTAGCTAACTACATGTATGGCCTATGGCTCCTATGTAGGATGTTCAGGTGGGAGagtttaggggcccctggagtagttGCCTAGAGTGAGCAGATGGCTAGCTAACTACGTGTATGGCCTATGGTTCCTATGTAGGATGTTCAGGTGGGAGagtttaggggcccctggagtagttGCCTAGAGTGAGCAGATGGCTAGCTAACTACGTGTATGGCCTATGGTTCCTATGTAGGATGTTCAGGTGGGAGagtttaggggcccctggagtagttGCCTAGAATGAGCAGGTGGCTAGCTAACTACATGTATGGCCTATGGCTCCTATGTAGGATGTTCAGGTGGGGAGagtttaggggcccctggagtagttGCCTAGAGTGAGCAGATGGCTAGCTAACTACGTGTATGGCCTATGGTTCCTATGTAGGATGTTCAGGTGGGAGagtttaggggcccctggagtagttGCCTAGAGTGAGCAGATGGCTAGCTAACTACGTGTATGGCCTATGGTTCCTATGTAGGATGTTCAGGTGGGAGagtttaggggcccctggagtagttGCCTAGAGTGAGCAGATGGCTAGCTAACTACATGTATGGCCTATGGCTCCTATATAGGATGTTCAGGTGGGAGagtttaggggcccctggagtagttGCCTAGAGTGAGCAGGTGGCTAGCTAACTACGTGTATGGCCTATGGCTCCTAAGTAGGATGTTCAGGTGggaaagtttaggggcccctggagtagttGCCTAGAGTGAGCAGATGGCTAGCTAACTACATGTATGGCCTATGGTTCCTATGTAGGATGTTCAGGTGGGAGagtttaggggcccctggagtagttGCCTAGAGTGAGCAGGTGGCTAGCTAACTACGTGTATGGCCTATGGCTCCTATGTAGGATGTTCAGGTGggaaagtttaggggcccctggagtagttGCCTAGAGTGAGCAGATGGCTAGCTAACTACATGTATGGCCTATGGCTCCTATGTAGGATGTTCAGGTGGGAGagtttaggggcccctggagtagttGCCTAGAGTGAGCAGATGGCTAGCTAACTACGTGTATGGCCTATGGTTCCTATGTAGGATGTTCAGGTGGGAGagtttaggggcccctggagtagttGCCTAGAGTGAGCAGGTGGCTAGCTAACTACGTGTATGGCCTATGGCTCCTATGTAGGATGTTCAGGTGggaaagtttaggggcccctggagtagttGCCTAGAGTGAGCAGATGGCTAGCTAACTACATGTATGGCCTATGGCTCCTATGTAGGATGTTCAGGTGGGAGagtttaggggcccctggagtagttGCCTAGAGTGAGCAGATGGCTAGCTAACTACGTGTATGGCCTATGGTTCCTATGTAGGATGTTCAGGTGGGAGagtttaggggcccctggagtagttGCCTAGAATGAGCAGGTGGCTAGCTAACTACATGTATGGCCTATGGCTCCTATGTAGGATGTTCAGGTGGGAGagtttaggggcccctggagtagttGCCTAGAGTGAGCAGATGGCTAGCTAACTACGTGTATGGCCTATGGTTCCTATGTAGGATGTTCAGGTGGGAGagtttaggggcccctggagtagttGCCTAGAGTGAGCAGATGGCTAGCTAACTACGTGTATGGCCTATGGTTCCTATGTAGGATGTTCAGGTGGGAGagtttaggggcccctggagtagttGCCTAGAGTGAGCAGATGGCTAGCTAACTACATGTATGGCCTATGGCTCCTATATAGGATGTTCAGGTGGGAGagtttaggggcccctggagtagttGCCTAGAGTGAGCAGGTGGCTAGCTAACTACGTGTATGGCCTATGGCTCCTAAGTAGGATGTTCAGGTGggaaagtttaggggcccctggagtagttGCCTAGAGTGAGCAGATGGCTAGCTAACTACATGTATGGCCTATGGTTCCTATGTAGGATGTTCAGGTGGGAGagtttaggggcccctggagtagttGCCTAGAGTGAGCAGGTGGCTAGCTAACTACGTGTATGGCCTATGGCTCCTATGTAGGATGTTCAGGTGggaaagtttaggggcccctggagtagttGCCTAGAGTGAGCAGATGGCTAGCTAACTACATGTATGGCCTATGGCTCCTATGTAGGATGTTCAGGTGGGAGagtttaggggcccctggagtagttGCCTAGAGTGAGCAGATGGCTAGCTAACTACGTGTATGGCCTATGGTTCCTATGTAGGATGTTCAGGTGGGAGagtttaggggcccctggagtagttGCCTAGAATGAGCAGGTGGCTAGCTAACTACATGTATGGCCTATGGCTCCTATGTAGGATGTTCAGGTGGGAGagtttaggggcccctggagtagttGCCTAGAGTGAGCAGATGGCTAGCTAACTACGTGTATGGCCTATGGTTCCTATGTAGGATGTTCAGGTGGGAGagtttaggggcccctggagtagttGCCTAGAGTGAGCAGATGGCTAGCTAACTACGTGTATGGCCTATGGTTCCTATGTAGGATGTTCAGGTGGGAGagtttaggggcccctggagtagttGCCTAGAGTGAGCAGATGGCTAGCTAACTACGTGTATGGCCTATGGTTCCTATGTAGGATGTTCAGGTGGGAGagtttaggggcccctggagtagttGCCTAGAATGAGCAGATGGCTAATGCCGGTTCCCACCATGGAAGGGACAAGACAttgccccccctgcacatccCTCCCCTGTGTATGACCTGCCCAAGCTCTACTTTCAGTCCCTACTCTATGGTCCCAATGGTTTGTGGCTCTGAGATTAGGGCCCTTCCCACTTACATGCTTGGATCTGGTTGGACCATATGGGCATGTAGGGTTAGGGTGGCCACCTGGCTGCTATTTAACCGGCCTTTCCAGTAAATCCCCAGCAGGGCCGGTACCAGTATTTACCAGTAATATACTTTCCCATAAATTTGTAATGGCCTTtatatccctcccttccctgagcCTCACTGCTGTCGATCCccctttataactatgggcccaccttagctctgcctataaccccacccagttcacccatttccccacccatttactgGCCACATCCCCCTTTCCCCCACCCACCCAGCCTGCCCCTTTCCCtgccccttacatcatagccccaccccaaatgATGTCATATCCCGCCGCCCAACCCAAAGGTTGGTAATAATGAcagaaaaagatggcaaccctatgtattattattattattattattatgtacagCCAGTCCCGCGCCTCCCCGTGACCCCTTTTCTCTCCTCTATTTCTTGCTCCCCCATTTTGCTGCTTTCTGTTCCCTCTCCTTATATCTCACACATgttcccattccctccccctttATTCTCACATTAGTTAGTTCTTCTCCTGCTCGTTTAGCCAGGGAGCCCCCTGTGATTGGCCGGGACAgtgtctgtatgtgggtggggggTGCTGTGTACCCTAAAGTGCAGTTACATTACTGTATTAGAAAAGATATGTATTTGTGCCGATTGGATGTGCTGGTTGCATGCGGAGCTGATGTTCCTGCCCAGTAGCCATTTATGAACATGGGGCAAAGTTGCActttggcagtaacccatagcaacaaatcagtgttTCACATTTTTCAGCCAACTCTAGGTAGAACAATGGAAGCAAACATGTGGTTGCCATTGGATACTGATAGCGATATCAAGCTGTAGGGGGGGATCCCGCACTGCCATCAATTGTGGGTGTGGCCTATAAGGGTAGCGCAATGACATCACTACGTAGGCACACAGGCCCAGTAACTGATTGGGTGCGAGTGGGAGAGTTCCACTGGGCACAACTTGTCACCAGTAATGCCTGAGCCCCCCTACAGACATGGAATGGCCCGATCCCTGTATAGTGCAGTATCCGAGCGGCGCAGCCAGGGGGCACAATATACAGCCAATAAATAGAGGCTGGTGCTGCCATACATACCTTGTGGGATCCACTAGGATCTTACAAATGAGAACAAGGGTCATTAGGTCACATTCAGTAAAAACAGAAACTGCAGGTTCCTTCCCGAGAGACAACGATTGTTTATggaatatttatgtaaatatataaaataatcccaGCAAGTTACTGCGTCAGGGTTGGATTTTGTCTCTGATAAACCTGATTGTTTAAGCTTTATAATAGAACtgtatataaccccccccccccgctatgtAAGAGCCAATCAAAGAACCTGCATCTGCCAACAGACGTTACTTTGGAGACAGCGACCCCTACTGGGCACTGTGAGTATTACTGAGACAACAGAGATCATTTATGAATAAACAGGTGCAGGTTATAAAACAAAACCGAACCCCAATATGTGCGACAAGGTGATCATATGGCAATACTagaaatctgtgggttctggcaaatgccaggggggctgtaaggtgacacagacagtcactatttattgggctgggggggctgtttgtgcctctgggtactgggaatgccaggggggctgtaaggtgccacagacagtcactatttattgggctggggggctgtttgttcctctgggtactgggaatgccaggggggctgtaaggtgccacagacagtcactatttattgggctgggggggctgtttgtgcctctgggtactgggaatgccaggggggctgtaaggtgccacagacagtcactatttattgggctgggggggctgtttgggcctctgggtactgggaatgccaggggggctgtaaggtgccacagacagtcactatttattgggctgggggggctgtttgtgcctctgggtactgggaatgccaggggggctgtaaggtgccacagacagtcactatttattgggctggggggggggctgtttgtgcctctgggtactgggaatgccaggggggctgtaaggtgacacagacagtcactatttattgggctgggggggctgtttgtgcctctgggtactgggaatgccaggggggctgtaaggtgccacagacagtcactatttattgggctggggggggggctgtttgtgcctctgggtactgggaatgccaggggggctgtaaggtgacacagacagtcactatttattgggctgggggggctgtttgggcctctgggtactgggaatgccaggggggctgtaaggtgccacagacactatttattgggctgggggggggggctgtttgtgcctctgggtactgggaatgccaggggggctgtaaggtgacacagacagtcactatttattgggctgggggggggggggctgtttgtgcctctgggtactgggaatgccaggggggctgtaaggtgacacagacagtcactatttattgggctgggggggggggctgtttgtgcctctgggtactgggaatgccaggggggctgtaaggtgacacagacagtcactatttattgggctgggggggggggctgtttgtgcctctgggtactgggaatgccaggggggctgtaaggtaccacagacagtcactatttattgggctggggggggggctgtttgtgcctctgggtactgggaatgccaggggggatgtaaggtgacacagacagtcactatttattgggctgggggggctgtttgggcctctgggtactgggaatgccaggggggctgtaaggtgccacagacactatttattgggctgggggggggggctgtttgtgcctctgggtactgggaatgccaggggggctgtaaggtaccacagacagtcactatttattgggctgggggggggctgtttgtgcctctgggtactgggaatgccaggggggatgtaaggtgacacagacagtcactatttattgggctgggggggctgtttgtgcctctgggtactgggaatgccaggggggctgtaaggtgacacagacagtcactatttattgggctggggggggggttgtttgtgcctctgggtactgggaatgccaggggggatgtaaggtgacacagacagtcactatttattgggctgggggggctgtttgggcctctgggtactgggaatgccaggggggctgtaaggtgccacagacactatttattgggctgggggggggggctgtttgtgcctctgggtactgggaatgccaggggggctgtaaggtgccacagacagtcactatttattgggctggggggggggggctgtttgtgtctctgggtactgggaatgccaggggggctgtaaggtgacacagacagtcactatttattgggctggggggggggggctgtttgtgcctctgggtactgggaatgccaggggggctgtaaggtgacacagacagtcactatttattgggctggggggggggctgtttgtgcctctgggtactgggaatgccaggggggatgtaaggtgacacagacagtcactatttattgggctgggggggctgtttgggcctctgggtactgggaatgccaggggggctgtaaggtgccacagacactatttattgggctggggggggctgtttgtgcctctgggtactgggaatgccaggggggatgtaaggtgacacagacagtcactatttattgggctgggggggctgtttgggcctctgggtactgggaatgccaggggggctgtaaggtgccacagacagtcactatttattgggctggggggctgtttgtgcctctgggtactgggaatgccaggggggatgtaaggtgacacagacagtcactatttattgggctgggggggctgtttgtgcctctgggtactgggaatgccaggggggatgtaaggtgacacagacagtcactatttattgggctgggggggctgtttgggcctctgggtactgggaatgccaggggggctgtaaggtgacacagacagtcactatttattgggctggggggggggggctgtttgtgcctctgggtactgggaatgccaggggggctgtaaggtgccatagacagtcactatttattgggctgggggggggggctgtttgtgcctctgggtactgggaatgccaggggggctgtaaggtgccatagacagtcactatttattgggctggggggctgtttaggcctctgtgtactgggaatccCAGGgtttattttgtatcccagtccagacctgtgcgGTATTCCCAGTGCCAAACCCTCCACAAATGTGTCTGCTGGGGGCTTTGTGGCAGGAGGTTTGTCTGCCTTTGGAAAAGTCTTCAAACCCATAATAAGTTCAATATCAGTTATGgggcagcaggtggcgctgtgtcTAATCCCATTATGGGAGCAGTCCCAGTGACTGCAGCACTGGGCAGGGTGTCTGGCCCAATTGTAAGGGAAGTCTCAGTAAGAACTGCAGGGGGCGCCAGACTTACAATGATGGCAGTTTTGGTTCCAAGAGAAACGTCTCTATTTTTACCCCAAATTCATCGTCCTTTATTACAAGCACCAGCTTGATCTGAACATTCAGCTCTGGGGCCAATAATCACATCGCTGTAGGGGCCACTAAAATGCCACAGGCGGAGCAAATCACTCTCTGTGGGAACAGGATTGGCCTAGGGGTGCTGTCGGCATATATTATTGTACATGATCCAGGGGAACAATTTATTATTCAGGGGCCAAAAGGTCCAGACTAGGATTCAAAGTAGGCCCAACTTTTTAAATACACAGAGAGCAAGTAGTCTTTGGCTCTAACAGCTCCTCTGGTATTTACCCAACTCTACATATTGCCAGTCCAAGTTGGGGGCAACAGCCTGACAGTTTCAGTCTCAATAGTAACCAAATGTGGCAGTCACTCTCCACTCCTCCATGGGCTGGGAACCTACCTGTAAAATTAATTTTACCTTTCACAGGAATAGCGCAGTTGCActaagtgaccagcaggtggcaccttCCATCTCCATAACATTCTTAACCCAAAACATTTTAATCTCATGAAATAATTTTTTCTTCTATTAGTCAAATTTTTTTTCTGGGGGGAAATAGTTTACCTGGATTTTGAAAAATCAGTGCACCGAAGTAAAATCcagtgtacagcagggggcgctgcgaCACAGTAATAATGAGTTCAGGTTATTTAGACCCAGTAATAATGAGCAGTTCCTTTAcatgtacagcagggggcgctgtgaCACAGTAATAATGGGTTCAGGTTATTTAGACCCAGTAATAATGAGCAGTTCCTTTAcatgtacagcagggggcgctgtgaCACAGTAATAATGGGTTCAGGTTATTTAGACCCAGTAATAATGAGCAGTTCCTTTAcatgtacagcagggggcgctgtgaCACAGTAATAATGAGTTCAGGTTATTTAGACCCAGTAATAACGAGCAGTTCGTAAAGAcatgtacagcagggggcgctgcgaCACAGTAATAATGAGTTCAGGTTATTTAGACCCAGTAATAACGAGCAGTTCCTTTAcatgtacagcagggggcgctgtgaCACAGTAATAATGAGTTCAGGTTATTTAGACCCAGTAATAACGAGCAGTTCGTAAAGAcatgtacagcagggggcgctgcgaCACAGTAATAATGAGTTCAGGTTATTTAGACCCAGTAATAATGAGCAGTTCCTTTAcatgtacagcagggggcgctgcgaCACAGTAATAATGAGTTCAGGTTATTTAGACCCAGTAATAACGAGCAGTTCCTTTAcatgtacagcagggggcgctgcgaCACAGTAATAATGAGTTCAGGTTATTTAAACCCAGTAATAATGAGCAGTTCCTTTAcatgtacagcagggggcgctgcgaCACAGTAATAATGAGTTCAGGTTATTTAAACCCAGTAATAATGAGCAGTTCCTTTAcatgtacagcagggggcgctgtgaCACAGTAATAATGGGTTCAGGTTAtttagaccagcgtttttcaaccgctgttccgcggcactctagtgtgccgcgagatgttgcctggtgtgccgccTAGAGtagactcccccggtcccctctgggacaccttccacttcctggctccctgatgcccggaaatcgtcactgcctgtgacgtcatccggcatcggatccaggagggcggagcaaccagagaggagaggcagcactatccagTGTACACGCTGCCACATCGCCATCTAGTGGTGAGATtggaaaagccttttttttttaacattaaatgatTGTTGACTGTATGACTGTGGTAGGTAGGTAGGACAACTTCCGATTTCCTTCCAGGCCTAGCACACTGTAGAGACAGAGCTGTCATCTGGAGCTGTCAGTGACAGTGAGATACTGCAGTGATGGACAAGTTTTTGAAAAGGAAAGAACTGGACTCTGAACAAAATTTGGAGGCAGATGAGAGCCCAAGTATGAGTGGGGGTCAAAAGAAAGCAAAGATGGTTAACGCAAGCAAATTCTCTGGCCAGAGAATTTGCTTGCGTTAACCATCTTTGCTTTCTGGTGTGTGGTGAAAAGCTAGCTAACAGTGCTATGGTCCCAAGCAAACTTAAACGCCATCTCCAAACGAAACATCCTTTGCTTCAAAACAAGAATGCGGACTATTTTGTTCGCCTGCGTGACAACATGGAGAcatggtgtgcctcgtgatttttttcatgaaacaagtgtgcctttgcccaaaaaaggttgaaaaacactgatttagACCCAGTAATAACGAGCAGTTCGTAAAGAcatgtacagcagggggcgctctcaCATGAACAATAGCTCAGTTCCTATAGATGTACAGTAGGTGGCGCTGTGTCGGTTTTATTCATTGGGTACAAACTCTGTATCTATGAAACGCTCAGAATTGAACACTGATTTACTTAAACAGTAGTAAGTGCAGTTTCTGTTATTGTACAGGAAGAGTTGATGCGCAGTGAGAGCGCAGTACCCAGAGTTGGACTGAGGGTGACAATACATCGCAAAGCGTGCAGTTCCCTGATGTGTACAGCAGGTGGCGATATGACACACTTTGCTGAAAGTTCATGCTTCGGCGGTGAGTGCAGTTCCGGTTCTTGTGCAGCAGATGGCGCTATGCCCCATATTCCTGTAAATGTGGGTTTCGGCGGTTAGTGCAGTTCCGGTTCCTGTGCAGCAGGTGGCGTTATCTCCCATGTTACTGTAAGTGCATGTTTCCGCAGTGAGTGCAGTTCCAGTTTTTTTGTGCAGCAGGTGGCGCTATCTCCCACATTACTGTAAGCGCATGTTTCCGCAGTGAATGCAGTTCCGGTTCTTGTGCAGCAGGTGGCGCTATGCCCCATATTACTGTAAGCGCATGTTTTCACAGTGGGTGCAATTCCAGTTCCTGTGCAGCAGGTGGCGCTATGCCCCCACATTACTGTAAATGTGGGTTTCGGCGGTGAGTGCAGTTCCGGTTCTTGTGCAGCAGGTGGCGCTATGCCCCATATTACTGTAAGCGCATGTTTTCACAGTGGGTGCAATTCCAGTTCCTGTGCAGCAGGTGGCGCTATCTCCCATGTTACTGTCAGCGCATGTTTCCGCAGTGAGTGCAGTTCCGATTCTTgtacagcaggtggcgctgcgcATTGTGTATACACAGCAGGCGGTGCAGATCCATTAGCTGTGCAGCAGAGGGCGCTGTGCAGAACACCGCGCTGAGCACCGTTTCTATCTTTTGACAGGGGCTAGCGCGGAATCTCCAACTCTGTTTCCGGTTCCGACTGGCGGAAGTGACGTGCGGTGTCCATCCCTTGCCGGTATTGTTTCTGTGTCTCCGCTGCCTGTGCCGGTGCCAAGATGCCTCTGGAGAACCTGGAGGAGGAGGGGCTGCCCAAGAACCCGGACCTCCGCATCGCGCAGCTCAAGTTCCTGCTGAGTCTCCCCGAGCACCGCCGGGAGGTGCCGCTCCGCTCCGAGCTCATGGAGGCGGTGACTAGTAACAGTGAGAAGCGGCGGGgcggcccggggggggggggggggggggggggggggggggaggccggGGGCCCGGGGGGCACCGGGTAGGGAGGGGCCGGACCAGCCAGAGAACTGCCCCGTCATTGGGCCTATgaggagccccccccccattactcaGCATTTGGGCCCCAGAGCCTCTCTGGCTTTCCCCtgagctcccagcatcccctcacAGCCAGGGCTTGTAGGCCTACAGCAGCAGCTCATTTCATTAGCCAATAGCGCTTGTGCTACAGTCCCTGGCcggcaagggatgctgggagttgtagtgcggCCGCCACATTGCTAGGGATTGGCTGGTTATACAGAAAAGCTATAATAATAATCTCTGTACTtcgctggggaatatgttggtgctatatatatatatatatatatatataattcaaagGCTCCTTTATTTCACTCCAGACAGATGGCCCCCAgcttcttttattatatatataatttatatttcccAACATCATGTTGTGCCCCAGGGGAGACGTGTAGCTCTGCCCAGTATGGGGCGCCCCTGGAACCCATGCAGCCTCTCGCTGGGTCtaaactacaacccccagaatCCTCTGCAGCAACCCTGTTCCAATACAGTGCCCACCATTATTATAGTTATTGGCTCTtagtgggggggggcattagaTGGGGATCCCTTAATTTGAACCATTTCCCCTCATTGTGCCGCCATTATACCACTGGATGCGGCAGTTGGTGAAAGGGAAATATCCAGTTTGGGCCAGTAATAGCCAATGTCTGGAGACCCTTGATGTTGCTGAGTATATCTCCTATCATTGGGGGGAGCTGTGCTTCATTAGGGGGGCTGTAAGCGGCACATACTGCGGATAGTTGGCTATAATGATCCTTATTATGAACAATACACTGTGCAGGGTCAGCGCCCGGTTCACTCCCTTTTCTCACCCTTTTCCAGACATGGCTCCTTATTATGAGGGTCTGTGCAAACACCTGGACTGGACAGTGGACATGGACCTGTTGAATAAAATGAAGAAGGCCAACGAGGAGGAGCTGAAGCGGCTGGACGATGAGCTGGAAGATGCAGAGAAGAATCTGGGGGAGAGTGAGATCCGGGACGCTATGATGGCCAGAGCAGAGTATCTGTGTAGGATTGGCGACAAGGTCAGCTCCGTGTTTGTGCAGAGACTCAGTATATGGGCACCCCGTGCATTGTTAGCAGTCATTTCCGTGTAACCTATAGGATATTAAAGTGCTTTTTACCCTAGAATAATAGGGATCCCTGCGGGGGACCCAGCTgcactgggaggggggggacacAGAATCAGTGGCAGTTACACAGGGCAGGTTATTACTCTCATAGACTGACTGCACTGTTTGTAGCTTTGTGTTATTGACTGATGGCTCCCTAATTGCTATTATTTTAGGAAGGGGCCCTTACTGCCTTTCGGAAGACCTATGACAAGACTGTGGCCCTTGGGCACCGCTTGGATATTGTGTTTTATCTCCTGAGGATCGGCCTCTTCTATATGGACAATGATCTCATTACACGGAACACCGAGAAAGCCAGAAGGTGAGATTTTGGGTTGTCTGACTTCCTCTGCAATCCTTGTAGGGAAACTGGACCCTTATAAACAGCCCCAGTACAACCTGTGGTTACATTATTGGATGGATTTAGATTTGGGTctgatttgttttctattttgtttaCTTCCAAAGTCTTATAGAAGAAGGCGGAGACTGGGACCGGCGGAATCGCTTGAAGGTCTATCAGGGCCTGTACTGCGTGGCTATCAGAGACTTCAAGCAAGCAGCCGACCTCTTCCTCGATACGGTCTCCACATTCACCTCCTATGAGCTGATGGACTACAAGACCTTTGTGACATACACGGTGTACGTCAGTATGATAGCACTCGACCGGCCGGACCTGAGAGAGAAGGTATTTCCATTATCGCTACTTGTATGTAGGAGCCATTGGGTTTGTGGGTGTGAGATGAACTCATAGCATTCATAGGAGGGGGGGCTATTATCCAGATTATTAGGGTAATGAGGTATCAGAGTCATTAAGATAGAAGTCAGGTCACTTCCACTTTCCCTTAAACTGAATTTACCCTTTTATGTCCTGTTCAGATACATATTCAGTGAAGCCGACCTTTATTGTCATTGAGGCTGAGCCCTTTGCCTCATTATTACAAAAGGAAAAAAGATttgtccaaaaatgtataatttattgtGAAGCTTTTTCAGCAAATCATTTTCCTGAATTTGGTTCGTCCTGGATAATG
Encoded proteins:
- the psmd6 gene encoding 26S proteasome non-ATPase regulatory subunit 6, encoding MPLENLEEEGLPKNPDLRIAQLKFLLSLPEHRREVPLRSELMEAVTSNNMAPYYEGLCKHLDWTVDMDLLNKMKKANEEELKRLDDELEDAEKNLGESEIRDAMMARAEYLCRIGDKEGALTAFRKTYDKTVALGHRLDIVFYLLRIGLFYMDNDLITRNTEKARSLIEEGGDWDRRNRLKVYQGLYCVAIRDFKQAADLFLDTVSTFTSYELMDYKTFVTYTVYVSMIALDRPDLREKVIKGAEILEVLHSLPTVRQYLFSLYECRYGVFFQSLAAVEQELKKDWLFASHYRYYVREMRIQAYGQLLESYRSLTLGYMAEAFGVGVEFIDQELSRFIAAGRLHCKIDKVNEIVETNRPDSKNWQYQETIKKGDLLLNRVQKLSRVINM